In a single window of the Debaryomyces hansenii CBS767 chromosome A complete sequence genome:
- a CDS encoding DEHA2A02992p (highly similar to uniprot|P09733 Saccharomyces cerevisiae YML085c TUB1 alpha-1 tubulin or uniprot|P09734 Saccharomyces cerevisiae YML124c TUB3 alpha-3 tubulin), translating into MREVISINVGQAGCQIGNACWELYSKEHGIRPDGYLEDSSDSRPKGGEEGFSTFFSETGSGKYVPRALYVDLEPNVIDEVRTGAYKDLFHPEQLIAGKEDAANNYARGHYTVGREMLDDILDRVRRMSDQCDGLQGFLFTHSLGGGTGSGLGSLLLEQLSIDYGKKSKLEFAVYPAPQVSTSVVEPYNTVLTTHTTLEHADCTFMVDNEAIYDMCRRNLDIARPNFDSLNSLIAQVVSSVTASLRFDGSLNVDLNEFQTNLVPYPRIHFPLVSYAPVFSKNRANHESNSVSEITSSCFEPGNQMVKCDPRTGKYMATCLLYRGDVVTRDVQNSVAQIKAKTTVQMVDWCPTGFKIGICYQPPTAIPGSELASAKRAVCMLSNTTAIAEAWRRIDRKFDLMYSKRAFVHWYVGEGMEEGEFTEAREDLAALERDYIEVGTDSYPEEEEEY; encoded by the exons ATGAGAGAAGTTATTAGTATTAATG TTGGGCAAGCCGGTTGTCAGATTGGTAATGCTTGTTGGGAATTATACTCGAAGGAACACGGAATTAGACCAGATGGGTACTTAGAAGATTCGTCAGACAGTAGACCAAAAGGAGGAGAAGAAGGATTTTCGACCTTTTTCAGTGAAACCGGGTCAGGTAAATACGTTCCTCGTGCATTGTACGTTGATTTGGAACCAAATGTGATAGACGAAGTCCGTACGGGTGCTTACAAGGACTTATTCCACCCAGAGCAGTTGATTGCCGGTAAAGAAGACGCGGCCAACAACTATGCCAGAGGTCATTATACAGTTGGAAGAGAAATGTTAGATGACATTTTGGATAGAGTTAGAAGAATGTCTGACCAGTGTGATGGGTTGCAAGGGTTCCTTTTCACCCATTCTTTAGGTGGGGGTACTGGTTCTGGTTTAGGATCGTTATTATTGGAACAATTATCTATTGACTATGGTAAGAAGTCCAAGTTAGAATTCGCCGTCTACCCAGCTCCACAGGTTTCCACTTCTGTGGTTGAACCATACAATACTGTTTTAACCACTCATACCACCTTGGAACACGCCGACTGTACTTTCATGGTTGACAACGAAGCTATCTATGACATGTGTCGTCGTAACCTTGATATTGCCAGGCCAAActttgattcattaaacAGCTTAATCGCCCAAGTTGTTTCCTCGGTCACAGCTTCATTAAGATTTGACGGTTCCTTGAATGTTGATTTGAACGAATTCCAAACCAACTTGGTCCCATACCCAAGAATCCATTTCCCATTGGTCTCGTACGCTCCAGTGTTCTCCAAGAATAGAGCTAACCACGAATCTAACTCGGTGTCGGAAATCACCTCATCGTGTTTCGAACCAGGTAATCAAATGGTCAAGTGTGACCCAAGAACCGGTAAGTACATGGCCACCTGTTTGTTATATCGTGGTGATGTCGTTACTAGAGATGTACAAAACTCGGTCGCCCAAATCAAGGCTAAGACGACTGTTCAAATGGTTGACTGGTGTCCTACTGGTTTCAAGATTGGTATCTGTTACCAACCTCCAACCGCCATTCCAGGCTCAGAATTAGCCTCTGCGAAGAGAGCTGTCTGTATGTTATCTAACACTACCGCCATTGCGGAAGCCTGGAGAAGAATTGACAGAAAGTTTGACTTGATGTATTCCAAGAGAGCGTTCGTCCACTGGTACGTTGGTGAAGGTATGGAAGAAGGTGAGTTTACAGAGGCCAGAGAAGATTTGGCTGCTTTAGAAAGAGATTACATTGAAGTAGGTACCGATTCTTATcccgaagaagaagaagaatactaa